The following are encoded in a window of Primulina eburnea isolate SZY01 chromosome 4, ASM2296580v1, whole genome shotgun sequence genomic DNA:
- the LOC140830737 gene encoding uncharacterized protein gives MRPLDEKETTQVFNKLHKFVGGNLKNIVLDNQSHEGPDSNPGRYCFRLQKARVYYVSESLVRRATNIKREKLISLGTQIGKFTKAGKFHLTVQSLNLLAANAKHKVWLKPTSEMSFLYGNSVLKGGVGRITENIQVNDGVVVFSMADVPLGFGDAAKSTVDCRKMDPNGIVVHRHADIGEYLRMEDDL, from the coding sequence ATGAGACCACTGGACGAGAAGGAAACCACCCAAGTCTTCAACAAACTCCACAAATTCGTCGGTGGAAACCTCAAAAACATCGTTTTAGACAATCAATCGCACGAAGGACCGGACTCAAATCCCGGCCGCTACTGCTTCCGCCTCCAAAAAGCCCGGGTGTACTACGTATCCGAATCTCTGGTCAGGCGTGCCACCAATATCAAGCGTGAAAAGTTAATCTCCCTCGGAACCCAGATCGGTAAATTCACCAAAGCGGGGAAATTTCATCTCACGGTCCAAAGCTTGAATCTTTTGGCTGCGAATGCAAAGCACAAGGTTTGGTTGAAACCCACTTCTGAAATGAGTTTTCTCTACGGGAACAGTGTGTTGAAAGGCGGGGTAGGGAGGATTACGGAGAATATTCAGGTGAATGATGGGGTGGTGGTGTTCTCCATGGCGGATGTGCCATTGGGATTTGGTGATGCGGCGAAGAGCACTGTGGATTGCCGGAAGATGGATCCTAATGGGATTGTGGTGCATAGGCATGCCGATATTGGGGAGTATTTGAGGATGGAGGATGATCTTTAG